The Desulfosporosinus acidiphilus SJ4 genome has a window encoding:
- a CDS encoding small, acid-soluble spore protein, alpha/beta type: protein MKSSKPRVKRTDPLEPLKMEIAAELGLLEQVKTNGWHSLNAKDAGKIGGLMTQRRKRENLQNINDKNE from the coding sequence ATGAAATCATCGAAACCCAGAGTGAAACGAACAGACCCTTTAGAACCTCTGAAAATGGAAATAGCCGCAGAATTAGGACTTTTAGAGCAAGTTAAGACCAATGGCTGGCATTCCTTAAATGCTAAAGATGCCGGCAAAATTGGAGGATTGATGACTCAACGGCGTAAACGAGAGAATCTCCAAAATATAAATGATAAAAACGAATAA
- a CDS encoding DRTGG domain-containing protein, with amino-acid sequence MTKHQQILTFIEDLAIGSKVSVRFIAKALDVSEGTAYRAIKEAEAKGLVRSIPKVGTIRIEGVKERQIEDLTLREVSQIAEGVVICGFEHLDRCPHKFVIASMEIDAMGRYLEENALCIVGNRRNAQIFALEHNASLLITGGLEPDEDVVALARQRELVIIQSPYDTFAVTSMINRALYDRLIQKELILVEDIMVKDVKYLKGDATVEDWRNLSQSTDHSRFPVVDNEMNLVGIVTAVDVAGEDLKTPIKDVMNSNPFMVGRDDPVTHISRIMVWEGWEIAVVADQGKLIGIVSLQDVIEAYQQVQKQPQFGETVDNLVLSGFRFVDDSEHLSIEGEITNAMVDDYGSASCGVIVTVMNMAGYISLRKKYRLNAITENFTLYQLQPIPVGTEITVTAKLLLVAKKHCNIEVEVKVENEIVAKGLMTARIGDKKLVSDAVL; translated from the coding sequence TTGACAAAACATCAACAAATTTTAACATTCATTGAAGATTTGGCTATTGGCAGCAAGGTTTCTGTCCGTTTTATTGCTAAAGCCCTGGATGTAAGTGAAGGGACGGCTTATCGAGCCATTAAAGAAGCTGAGGCTAAGGGATTAGTTCGCTCAATTCCCAAAGTTGGAACCATACGAATTGAGGGGGTCAAAGAACGTCAAATTGAAGACTTGACGTTGCGTGAAGTTTCACAGATCGCTGAAGGGGTTGTTATCTGTGGCTTTGAGCATCTTGATCGTTGCCCGCATAAATTTGTAATTGCTTCGATGGAAATTGATGCTATGGGCCGTTATTTGGAAGAGAATGCCTTGTGTATTGTGGGAAATCGGCGTAATGCTCAGATTTTTGCCCTGGAACACAATGCTTCCCTATTAATCACCGGCGGACTGGAACCCGACGAAGACGTTGTTGCTTTAGCTCGGCAGCGGGAACTAGTGATCATTCAATCTCCTTATGATACATTTGCCGTGACTTCTATGATTAATCGTGCTCTCTATGATCGATTAATTCAAAAAGAACTTATCTTAGTTGAAGATATCATGGTCAAAGATGTCAAGTATCTTAAGGGAGATGCAACAGTGGAAGATTGGCGAAATCTTTCCCAAAGTACAGATCACAGCCGCTTTCCGGTGGTTGATAATGAAATGAATCTTGTTGGGATTGTCACTGCGGTGGATGTTGCCGGAGAGGATCTTAAAACTCCCATTAAAGATGTCATGAATTCTAATCCGTTCATGGTGGGACGGGATGATCCTGTCACCCATATTTCTCGAATTATGGTTTGGGAAGGATGGGAAATTGCTGTTGTAGCAGATCAGGGTAAGTTAATCGGAATCGTTAGTTTGCAGGATGTTATTGAAGCCTACCAGCAAGTTCAGAAACAGCCTCAGTTTGGAGAAACTGTTGACAATCTGGTGCTGAGCGGATTCCGCTTCGTTGATGATTCAGAACACCTTTCAATTGAAGGGGAAATAACCAACGCCATGGTGGATGACTATGGGTCGGCCAGCTGCGGTGTTATTGTCACAGTCATGAATATGGCTGGATATATCAGTCTTCGTAAGAAATACAGGCTAAATGCCATTACGGAAAACTTTACTTTATATCAACTGCAGCCCATACCCGTAGGGACGGAAATCACAGTAACCGCTAAACTTCTCCTTGTGGCTAAGAAACATTGCAATATTGAAGTAGAAGTAAAAGTCGAGAATGAAATAGTCGCTAAAGGTCTAATGACCGCACGAATTGGCGATAAAAAGCTCGTAAGTGATGCCGTTCTTTAA
- a CDS encoding DNA polymerase III subunit alpha, with product MFVHLHNHTEYSLLDGAARINKLVTRAAELNMPALAITDHGVMYGVIDFYKACHKAGVKPIIGCEVYVAPHRRTDKVPGKDDKNYHLVLLAENETGYRNLIRLVSMAHIEGFYYKPRVDKEILHKYSGGIIALSACLAGEVADYIVNDQLEMAVQSALDYERIFGKGNFYLEIQDHGIDKQLKVIQGIWKIHERTGIPIVATNDVHYVNRDDALVQDALLSIQTGKTLNDTSRMSFSSQEFFLKSEQEMALLFGEHPEVLDNTAKIAERCQVDFKFGENYLPVFDVPPEYTLDGYLEAQCREAFPRFYPRMTEIERERLDYELQVISQTGFSGYFLIVADFCRFARENGVAVGPGRGSAAASMVAYLLGITSVEPLSHDLLFERFLNPERISMPDIDIDFDPEGREQVIRYVTEKYGSDKVCQIITFGTMGAKAAIRDGGRVLGIPLARVDKVAKAIPSDPGMTLDKALQVSLDLARMIEEDEEIKRLYKLAQSLEGMTRHASTHAAGVVISKDPLMNHLPLQRTSEDFVMTQFPMKIVEEIGLLKMDFLGLRNLTILQEAVKRIEETHGIKLALRDLPFDDEKTYQLLASGDSTGIFQFESGGMRAVLKEVKPTCFEDIIAVGALYRPGPMDQIPEFIRRKHGGQTTYLDPKLEPILKSTYGIIVYQEQVMQIARDLAGYSLGRADLLRRAMGKKKKEIMAEERQNFIFGLQDEQGQWVIPGALRRGLTQEKAEEIFDLMAKFAEYGFNKGHATAYAVISYQTAYLKANYPLEFMAALLSTVMGSSDKISFYIQDAKQNGIEVLPPDVQYSQVGFSTEKQAIRFGLGAIRNVGINVVEKILEARQDGLFLSLYDFCLRVDQKVLNRRVLESLIRSGAMSSFCTRVQALAVLDQVLDTAQRIQRDRNSGQFSLFDQTDDLDEGIVLPDLPEYSEREILEMEREYLGLYLSGHPLSSVLPQLKPYLSSDILTCLEGEEEGKVILGGLVTGFRQTVTKKGEMMASFILEDLTSGIEVLVFPRVFAQSRALTNDQVVVIAGRYNIREDEKKVFAEKITRLEELKPAEEPVFEVKPPKTSVKASGQRLFLRFPSAQSNLMPEVLSILKDYQGDQPVYFYFEDNRKTIEGHREYWVKEDEELKKTLFRVLGNNNVVWKPGKNFI from the coding sequence ATGTTTGTTCATCTCCATAACCATACAGAGTACAGTCTGCTTGACGGAGCTGCCAGAATTAATAAGTTAGTCACGCGTGCGGCAGAATTGAATATGCCTGCCTTGGCAATTACTGATCATGGGGTTATGTATGGAGTCATTGATTTTTATAAAGCATGTCATAAAGCCGGCGTTAAGCCGATTATTGGCTGCGAAGTTTATGTTGCGCCACATAGACGAACAGATAAGGTGCCGGGAAAAGATGATAAAAATTATCATTTAGTTCTTTTGGCGGAGAATGAAACGGGTTATCGCAACCTTATCCGTTTAGTGTCGATGGCTCATATTGAAGGTTTCTACTATAAGCCCCGGGTAGATAAAGAAATTCTGCACAAATACTCCGGTGGAATTATAGCCCTCAGTGCTTGTTTAGCAGGGGAAGTTGCTGATTATATCGTTAACGATCAGTTGGAAATGGCAGTTCAAAGTGCTCTGGACTATGAGAGGATTTTTGGCAAAGGCAATTTTTATCTTGAAATTCAGGACCATGGAATCGATAAGCAGCTCAAGGTTATCCAGGGAATATGGAAGATTCATGAACGCACAGGGATTCCTATCGTAGCCACCAATGACGTGCATTATGTGAATCGTGACGATGCTCTTGTTCAAGACGCACTATTGAGTATTCAAACCGGCAAGACGTTAAATGATACCTCGAGGATGAGCTTTTCCAGTCAGGAATTTTTTCTGAAATCCGAACAAGAAATGGCCTTGCTTTTTGGCGAACATCCTGAAGTTTTAGACAATACAGCCAAGATTGCCGAACGATGTCAGGTGGATTTTAAGTTTGGAGAAAATTACCTGCCGGTTTTTGATGTTCCTCCCGAGTATACCTTAGACGGTTATCTTGAAGCCCAATGCCGCGAGGCATTTCCACGCTTTTATCCCCGGATGACTGAGATTGAGCGTGAACGATTAGACTATGAACTTCAAGTGATTTCCCAAACCGGTTTTTCAGGATACTTTCTGATTGTTGCAGACTTTTGCCGCTTTGCCCGAGAGAATGGAGTTGCCGTCGGCCCGGGACGGGGGTCGGCCGCCGCCAGCATGGTAGCTTACTTATTAGGAATCACCTCTGTTGAGCCTCTTAGCCATGATCTCCTTTTTGAACGTTTTTTAAATCCGGAACGGATTTCCATGCCGGATATCGATATAGATTTTGACCCGGAGGGCCGAGAGCAAGTCATACGCTATGTCACCGAAAAATATGGTTCAGACAAGGTTTGTCAAATCATTACCTTTGGAACTATGGGTGCCAAAGCGGCCATCCGCGACGGGGGAAGGGTCTTGGGGATTCCTTTGGCTCGCGTGGACAAGGTTGCCAAGGCTATTCCTTCAGATCCGGGAATGACGTTAGACAAGGCTTTGCAAGTGTCGCTGGATCTGGCCCGGATGATTGAAGAGGATGAAGAAATTAAACGTCTGTATAAGCTGGCCCAATCTCTGGAAGGGATGACGAGACACGCTTCTACCCACGCCGCAGGGGTCGTGATCTCCAAGGATCCTCTGATGAATCATCTTCCGTTGCAAAGAACTTCCGAGGATTTTGTCATGACTCAATTTCCTATGAAAATCGTTGAAGAAATTGGGTTATTGAAAATGGATTTCCTCGGTTTGAGGAATTTAACCATCCTCCAAGAGGCTGTGAAACGGATTGAGGAAACCCATGGGATCAAGCTTGCATTAAGAGATCTTCCTTTTGACGATGAAAAAACCTATCAACTTCTTGCTTCCGGGGACAGCACTGGGATTTTTCAATTTGAAAGCGGCGGAATGAGGGCCGTTCTCAAAGAAGTCAAGCCAACGTGTTTTGAAGATATTATCGCCGTTGGAGCATTGTACCGTCCGGGTCCAATGGATCAGATTCCTGAGTTTATCCGCCGCAAGCATGGAGGACAAACCACTTACTTAGACCCCAAGTTAGAACCGATTCTCAAATCAACTTACGGAATTATCGTTTATCAGGAACAGGTTATGCAGATCGCCAGAGATCTGGCCGGATATTCCCTGGGACGAGCAGACTTACTCAGGCGGGCCATGGGAAAAAAGAAAAAAGAAATCATGGCAGAGGAACGTCAAAACTTTATCTTTGGGCTTCAGGATGAACAGGGACAGTGGGTTATCCCTGGGGCTCTTCGTCGTGGTTTAACCCAGGAAAAGGCAGAAGAAATTTTTGATTTGATGGCTAAATTTGCGGAATACGGTTTTAATAAAGGGCATGCAACAGCTTATGCCGTAATTTCGTATCAGACAGCCTATTTAAAGGCAAACTATCCTTTAGAGTTTATGGCCGCTCTCTTAAGTACCGTTATGGGTTCCTCAGATAAAATATCTTTTTACATTCAGGATGCCAAACAAAATGGAATTGAAGTGCTTCCTCCGGATGTTCAGTACAGCCAAGTTGGATTTTCAACTGAAAAACAGGCCATTCGCTTTGGCTTAGGTGCTATACGCAATGTCGGCATCAATGTGGTGGAGAAAATCTTGGAGGCCAGGCAAGATGGCCTTTTCCTATCTCTTTACGATTTTTGCCTGCGCGTGGACCAAAAGGTTCTAAACCGGCGTGTTCTGGAAAGCTTGATCCGTTCGGGAGCCATGAGTTCCTTTTGTACTCGTGTTCAGGCCTTGGCAGTTCTAGATCAAGTTTTAGACACCGCTCAGCGGATACAAAGAGATCGCAATAGTGGTCAGTTTTCCCTTTTTGATCAAACGGACGATTTAGATGAGGGAATTGTCCTTCCTGATCTGCCCGAGTATAGTGAACGGGAGATTCTCGAGATGGAACGAGAGTATTTGGGACTCTATTTGAGCGGCCATCCCCTTTCCTCAGTCTTGCCTCAGCTAAAGCCTTACCTATCTTCGGATATTTTGACTTGCCTAGAGGGGGAAGAAGAAGGAAAGGTTATTCTCGGAGGATTGGTTACCGGCTTCAGGCAAACGGTTACGAAAAAGGGCGAAATGATGGCGAGCTTTATATTAGAAGATTTGACAAGCGGCATTGAGGTTTTGGTATTTCCGCGTGTTTTTGCCCAAAGTCGTGCTTTGACCAACGACCAAGTCGTTGTCATTGCGGGAAGGTATAATATTCGAGAGGATGAAAAGAAAGTATTTGCAGAGAAAATTACCAGACTGGAAGAACTTAAGCCGGCCGAAGAGCCTGTTTTTGAAGTTAAACCCCCCAAAACCTCAGTGAAGGCTTCCGGTCAGCGGCTTTTTCTGCGATTTCCCAGCGCTCAGAGTAACCTCATGCCGGAGGTCCTGAGTATTTTAAAAGATTATCAGGGGGATCAACCTGTATACTTTTACTTTGAAGATAATCGTAAGACAATTGAAGGACACCGTGAATATTGGGTAAAAGAAGATGAAGAATTGAAGAAGACGTTATTTAGGGTGCTGGGAAATAATAATGTGGTCTGGAAACCAGGGAAAAATTTCATTTAG
- the coaD gene encoding pantetheine-phosphate adenylyltransferase: protein MRTAIYPGTFDPVTKGHLDILTRGKELFDGVTIAIAADNQKTPLFSLGERMELLLEATKDMPNVDVRVFEGLTVEFARKCGAVAILRGLRALSDFEYEFQLALMNKKIAPDIETVFLMTQSEFSFISSSAIKWASSLHAGVSDFVTPHVEKALMAKFSNLRSDVRDEDS, encoded by the coding sequence GTGCGTACAGCAATTTATCCGGGAACGTTTGACCCGGTTACTAAGGGGCATCTTGACATATTAACCCGCGGGAAAGAACTTTTTGACGGAGTAACCATTGCCATAGCAGCTGATAATCAGAAGACACCTTTATTTTCTCTCGGAGAGAGAATGGAACTGCTTTTAGAAGCTACGAAAGACATGCCCAATGTAGATGTACGTGTCTTTGAAGGGCTAACTGTGGAATTTGCTCGGAAATGCGGCGCCGTAGCAATATTGAGAGGGCTGAGGGCCTTATCTGACTTTGAATATGAATTTCAACTGGCGCTTATGAATAAAAAAATTGCTCCTGATATCGAGACTGTTTTCTTGATGACCCAAAGTGAATTTTCTTTTATTAGTTCCAGTGCAATTAAATGGGCTTCCAGCCTGCATGCCGGAGTTTCGGATTTTGTGACACCCCATGTAGAAAAAGCATTAATGGCCAAGTTTTCCAATCTCCGCTCAGACGTCCGTGATGAAGATTCGTAA
- the accD gene encoding acetyl-CoA carboxylase, carboxyltransferase subunit beta, whose translation MFKDIFRKTKYVTIQSAPAPKRRAVDSDHEESKTIKKELPDGLWVKCPKCGGVLFIKDLEENARVCTNCKYHFRISARARLSLLADENSFEEWDSEILSFNPLEFPEYEEKLLEAQEKSGMIEGVLTGRALIEGIPAVLAFNEANFMMGSMGSAVGEKITRAVERAIDLRLPVIIFSTSGGARMQEGILSLYQMAKTSAALGRLAANHLLYISVLTDPTFGGITASYASLGDILVAEPNALIGFTGPRVIKQTMRQELPAGAQTSEFNQIHGLIDLIVGRAEMRSTLARLLRYHQEGVQHGATV comes from the coding sequence ATGTTCAAAGATATCTTTCGAAAAACAAAATATGTTACGATTCAATCGGCTCCCGCTCCAAAGCGTCGGGCGGTGGATAGTGATCACGAGGAATCCAAGACTATTAAAAAAGAATTACCGGATGGTCTGTGGGTGAAATGTCCAAAATGCGGCGGCGTTCTCTTTATTAAAGATCTGGAAGAAAATGCTCGAGTTTGTACAAACTGTAAATATCATTTTCGAATTTCTGCACGAGCTCGTTTATCCTTGCTTGCAGATGAGAATAGTTTTGAAGAGTGGGATTCGGAAATTCTCTCTTTTAACCCTTTGGAATTTCCTGAGTATGAGGAAAAACTTCTTGAAGCTCAGGAAAAATCAGGCATGATCGAAGGAGTTCTTACAGGCCGAGCCTTAATTGAAGGAATTCCTGCGGTATTGGCATTTAATGAAGCTAATTTTATGATGGGCAGTATGGGTTCGGCAGTAGGGGAAAAGATTACTCGGGCTGTTGAGAGAGCGATTGATCTCCGCCTGCCTGTTATTATATTCTCCACTTCCGGCGGAGCGCGTATGCAGGAGGGTATTCTTTCTCTCTATCAAATGGCCAAGACGAGTGCTGCTCTGGGGCGCTTAGCCGCCAATCATTTGCTATATATTTCTGTATTGACAGATCCGACCTTTGGCGGTATTACCGCCAGTTATGCTTCACTCGGCGATATTTTAGTTGCTGAGCCGAATGCTTTAATTGGATTTACCGGGCCGCGAGTTATTAAGCAGACCATGAGACAAGAACTTCCGGCGGGTGCACAAACGTCCGAATTTAATCAAATACATGGCTTGATCGATCTTATTGTAGGACGTGCTGAAATGCGATCCACATTGGCACGTTTGTTGCGGTACCATCAGGAAGGGGTTCAGCATGGCGCAACTGTTTGA
- a CDS encoding acetyl-CoA carboxylase carboxyltransferase subunit alpha, with amino-acid sequence MAQLFDFEKPILELEQKITELQKFSAEKDIDLSSEVETLEKKIAFLKKQIYGNLEPWQKVQIARHSERPNFYDYVPLLFDDFIELKGDRLYADDQAIAGGIALFRGVPVTVVAHVKGKDTKENIKRNFGMPHPEGYRKALRLMDQADKFNRPILTFIDTPGAACDLAAEERGQGEAIARCLSAMSGYRVPIISTVIGEGGSGGALALGVGNVVLMLENSFYSVIAPESCASILWKDTSKAKEAAAALKFTAQDLLKLGVADEVVREPQGGAHYNLRQTADELSQVISKYLIRLRLESPEALLEKRYQKIRAIGVFQEKEKGL; translated from the coding sequence ATGGCGCAACTGTTTGATTTTGAAAAACCTATTTTGGAACTTGAACAGAAAATAACGGAACTACAGAAGTTTTCTGCCGAAAAGGATATTGATCTTTCCAGTGAAGTAGAGACATTAGAGAAAAAAATTGCTTTTCTTAAAAAGCAAATCTATGGTAATTTAGAACCCTGGCAAAAGGTTCAAATTGCACGACATTCGGAGAGGCCAAACTTCTATGACTATGTGCCGCTGTTGTTTGATGATTTCATCGAACTTAAAGGTGACCGGCTTTATGCCGATGATCAGGCTATTGCCGGTGGGATAGCCCTTTTTCGCGGTGTTCCTGTGACCGTGGTTGCTCATGTTAAAGGTAAAGACACTAAGGAGAATATTAAACGTAATTTTGGGATGCCTCATCCGGAAGGCTATCGCAAAGCTTTGCGTTTAATGGACCAAGCAGACAAGTTCAATCGTCCGATTTTAACCTTTATTGATACTCCCGGAGCTGCCTGTGATTTAGCCGCAGAAGAACGAGGACAAGGTGAGGCTATTGCGAGATGCTTATCTGCCATGTCCGGTTACCGTGTTCCGATTATCAGCACTGTTATTGGAGAGGGAGGAAGCGGGGGAGCACTAGCCTTAGGGGTTGGCAATGTGGTCTTAATGCTTGAAAACTCCTTTTACTCAGTCATTGCGCCGGAAAGCTGTGCTTCAATTCTTTGGAAAGACACATCGAAGGCTAAAGAAGCTGCTGCTGCCTTGAAATTTACGGCTCAGGATCTTTTGAAGCTGGGGGTTGCGGATGAAGTTGTAAGGGAACCTCAGGGCGGTGCCCATTATAACTTAAGGCAAACAGCTGACGAATTGTCTCAAGTCATTTCCAAATATCTTATTCGCCTGCGCCTCGAATCTCCGGAAGCCTTACTGGAAAAACGGTATCAGAAGATTAGAGCGATTGGGGTATTCCAAGAAAAAGAAAAAGGACTTTGA
- a CDS encoding response regulator transcription factor encodes MQNLKGIKILLVDDEPNIIQFLEMGLLNEGFEVQTAPDGMTGVNLAQQFHPHIVILDVMMPGMDGFEVCRMLKKTENVAIIMLTAKDEVDDRVKGLTLGADDYMVKPFSFEELLARIHARIRNQFPNLMGEVVLGDFRIDDRRKEIQYQQRVLELSTTEYELLKFMVLNQGIVLSKAKILDKVWGYDFGGDENIVEVYIRSLRDKLNDKEHRLIRTLRGAGYRVDIS; translated from the coding sequence ATGCAGAATTTAAAGGGTATCAAAATCTTGCTTGTTGATGATGAGCCCAACATCATACAGTTTTTGGAGATGGGACTGCTTAATGAAGGGTTTGAGGTCCAAACGGCCCCGGACGGAATGACAGGGGTTAATCTCGCCCAGCAATTTCATCCTCATATCGTCATTCTCGACGTCATGATGCCTGGGATGGATGGTTTTGAAGTGTGCCGGATGCTGAAAAAAACGGAAAATGTGGCGATCATTATGCTGACTGCTAAAGATGAAGTTGACGATCGAGTGAAAGGGCTGACCTTGGGAGCAGACGACTATATGGTTAAACCTTTTAGTTTTGAGGAACTTTTAGCACGTATTCATGCGCGCATTCGCAACCAGTTTCCCAATCTAATGGGTGAGGTAGTTCTCGGAGACTTCCGAATTGATGACCGGCGCAAAGAAATTCAATACCAGCAGCGTGTACTCGAACTTTCCACGACGGAATATGAGCTGCTCAAATTTATGGTTCTGAACCAGGGCATCGTATTAAGTAAAGCAAAAATTTTGGATAAAGTATGGGGTTATGATTTCGGGGGAGACGAAAATATTGTTGAGGTTTACATTCGGTCGCTACGAGATAAACTTAATGACAAAGAACACCGCCTAATTCGGACCTTGCGCGGAGCGGGATACAGAGTTGACATATCATGA
- a CDS encoding sensor histidine kinase, giving the protein MKLKSRLKSYLAPNSLRFQLLSRSLLLLAGLLIVIGGLQYIFMQGFLYQNQAKSIQTQIQSVPPDAWVLMASNDQGNSSATANNSAAPPDSGLFFPHHHGPFFFLPDTNIALIDQDGTFTELTNGSTSGSINGETSPRLAEQDYQYALQSNDHHLSYKIVNSTGKNEQLIVLETIRTKDHTQELVQVSLSTKPLKDMMLHQLLVFLGVSLGALVIGILAFIPVLRKTLVPLSNMVDKVEQIDAGNLAERIPVDQGQVEIDHLANSFNGMLQRLESSFDAEIESKEQMRRFVADASHELRTPLTAIHGFLEVLLRGAVNQPDMLDRSLKSMYAESERMKKLVEDLLLLAKLDRSPKIQRNEIMLDEVIKEMAPQLRLLAGERKVVLKLTSDLKGWFDVDRLKQVILNLFHNAVQHTDAEQGEIQISLTKVRGGVELSVHDNGSGISEKHLSKLFDRFYRSDSSRTRKYGGSGLGLSITKSIVELHGGTIRVESAVDEGTTFYVWLPLAEEA; this is encoded by the coding sequence ATGAAGTTAAAATCGCGGCTAAAAAGCTATTTAGCGCCAAATTCATTGCGGTTTCAACTCTTGTCACGTTCTCTTTTGCTGTTGGCAGGATTATTGATTGTTATCGGAGGCTTACAGTATATTTTCATGCAGGGGTTTCTTTATCAGAATCAGGCTAAAAGTATTCAGACCCAGATTCAGTCTGTTCCGCCTGACGCTTGGGTTCTGATGGCTTCTAACGATCAAGGCAACAGCAGTGCTACCGCGAATAATTCGGCAGCTCCGCCTGATTCGGGTTTGTTTTTTCCACACCACCATGGACCCTTTTTCTTTCTTCCGGATACCAACATTGCCCTCATTGATCAGGACGGAACTTTTACGGAGCTTACCAATGGATCAACTAGTGGATCAATCAATGGGGAAACCTCACCGCGATTAGCTGAGCAAGACTATCAATATGCGTTACAAAGCAATGATCACCATTTATCCTATAAAATTGTTAATTCAACAGGGAAAAATGAGCAACTTATCGTTCTCGAGACAATTCGGACAAAGGATCATACTCAAGAATTAGTTCAGGTGAGTCTCAGTACCAAGCCGTTGAAGGATATGATGCTGCATCAACTTCTTGTTTTTCTCGGAGTTTCGCTGGGTGCTTTAGTCATTGGGATATTAGCCTTTATTCCCGTGCTGCGCAAAACTCTTGTTCCTTTATCGAACATGGTTGATAAGGTGGAACAAATTGATGCCGGAAATCTTGCTGAACGTATCCCAGTCGATCAGGGCCAAGTGGAGATTGATCATCTCGCTAATTCCTTTAATGGGATGCTGCAGAGACTTGAATCGTCTTTTGATGCGGAAATAGAGTCGAAAGAGCAAATGCGCCGTTTTGTTGCTGACGCGTCTCACGAACTGCGTACTCCATTGACAGCTATCCATGGGTTTTTAGAGGTCCTTTTGCGCGGCGCCGTGAATCAGCCGGATATGCTGGACCGGTCGTTAAAAAGTATGTATGCAGAATCAGAACGTATGAAAAAGTTGGTGGAGGACCTTCTTTTACTTGCTAAACTTGATCGATCTCCTAAAATTCAACGAAATGAAATCATGTTGGATGAAGTGATCAAAGAGATGGCACCGCAGCTGAGACTATTGGCCGGGGAGCGTAAGGTTGTCCTTAAACTTACTTCTGATTTAAAAGGGTGGTTTGATGTCGACCGACTTAAACAAGTGATCCTGAATCTTTTTCACAATGCGGTTCAGCATACGGATGCTGAACAGGGAGAAATCCAAATTTCCTTAACCAAGGTTAGAGGCGGCGTGGAACTCTCAGTTCACGATAATGGTTCTGGGATTTCGGAGAAACATTTGTCAAAGTTGTTCGACCGTTTTTATCGCAGTGATTCTTCAAGGACAAGGAAGTATGGGGGCTCAGGCCTCGGTTTATCAATTACAAAATCAATTGTAGAACTTCACGGCGGCACCATAAGGGTTGAGAGTGCTGTCGACGAAGGAACAACCTTTTATGTCTGGCTCCCTCTCGCTGAAGAGGCATAA